In Streptomyces canus, one DNA window encodes the following:
- a CDS encoding L-fuconate dehydratase: MSSTSVSRITGLDTYDIRFPTSRELDGSDAMNTDPDYSAAYLVLRTDSEDGLEGHGFAFTIGRGNDVQVAALDALRAHVVGRSVEDLCDDPGSLARDLTGDSQLRWLGPEKGVMHMAIGAVINAVWDLAAKRADKPLWKFLADADPEWLADQIDYRYITDALTRQEAVTILQRGREGRTARESDLLAHGYPAYTTSPGWLGYTDEKLTRLAQRAVADGFRQIKLKVGADLDDDIRRFRAARAAVGPDIRIAMDANQRWNVDEAITWTTALAEFDPYWIEEPTSPDDVLGHATIRKAVAPVQVATGEHVQNRIVFKQLLQAEAIDVLQLDAARVGGVNENLAILLLAAKFGIPVCPHAGGVGLCELVQHLSMFDYLAVSTTVQDRVIEYVDHLHQHFTDPVRIEGGRYLPPTAPGYSAQMHPGSITRYTYPHGQFWADDLAARTTDGQELAV, translated from the coding sequence GTGTCCTCAACAAGCGTCTCCCGGATCACCGGTCTCGACACGTACGACATACGGTTCCCCACGTCCCGGGAGCTGGACGGGTCGGATGCGATGAACACCGACCCCGACTACTCGGCCGCCTATCTCGTACTGCGGACGGACAGCGAAGACGGCCTGGAGGGCCACGGCTTCGCCTTCACCATCGGTCGTGGCAACGACGTGCAGGTCGCGGCGCTCGACGCCTTGCGAGCCCACGTCGTGGGCCGGTCCGTAGAGGATCTGTGTGACGACCCAGGCAGCCTCGCGCGCGACCTCACCGGCGACAGTCAACTGCGCTGGCTCGGTCCCGAAAAAGGTGTGATGCACATGGCCATCGGCGCCGTCATCAACGCCGTATGGGACCTGGCCGCCAAGCGGGCCGACAAGCCCCTGTGGAAGTTCCTCGCCGACGCCGACCCCGAATGGCTCGCCGACCAGATCGACTACCGGTACATCACCGACGCACTCACCCGCCAGGAAGCAGTAACGATCCTGCAACGCGGCCGGGAAGGACGTACCGCACGGGAAAGCGACCTCCTCGCCCACGGCTATCCCGCCTACACCACCTCGCCCGGCTGGCTCGGCTACACCGACGAGAAGCTGACCCGCCTGGCACAGCGCGCGGTGGCCGACGGCTTCCGGCAGATCAAGCTCAAGGTCGGGGCGGATCTCGACGACGACATCCGGCGCTTCCGGGCTGCCCGTGCCGCAGTCGGCCCGGACATCCGCATCGCCATGGACGCCAACCAGCGCTGGAACGTCGACGAAGCCATCACCTGGACCACCGCGCTGGCCGAGTTCGATCCCTACTGGATCGAAGAGCCCACCAGCCCCGACGACGTCCTCGGCCACGCCACCATCCGCAAGGCCGTCGCGCCCGTCCAGGTCGCCACCGGCGAACACGTCCAAAACCGCATCGTCTTCAAGCAGCTGCTCCAGGCCGAAGCCATCGACGTGCTGCAACTGGACGCCGCCCGCGTCGGCGGCGTCAACGAAAACCTCGCCATCCTCCTGCTTGCCGCCAAGTTCGGCATACCCGTCTGTCCCCACGCCGGCGGCGTCGGCCTGTGCGAACTCGTCCAGCACCTGTCGATGTTCGACTACCTCGCCGTGTCCACCACCGTCCAGGACCGGGTCATCGAATACGTCGACCACCTCCACCAGCACTTCACCGATCCCGTACGCATCGAAGGCGGCCGCTACCTCCCGCCCACGGCCCCCGGATACTCCGCACAGATGCATCCCGGCTCCATCACCCGCTACACCTACCCACACGGCCAGTTCTGGGCCGATGACCTGGCGGCACGCACCACCGACGGCCAGGAGCTCGCCGTATGA
- a CDS encoding ABC transporter substrate-binding protein: protein MRRFNEARRNPLPRALTALSAVAVLTSSAVACSSSGSEGSDTTGSAPVTLTVQQQTGQETLFGYFAKAFHKAHPNVTVKLQTISQEQKAGSNLTVLGSGNAPDVGFVPVGSSPYTALTSRGGLTDLSDVWSSGDLAKRYGSGVSGSLKVGGKPYVVAFSQAIYNVVWYNPAAFAKAGVTVPTDHRFATPEDLIAAAKKLKSAGYAPLQLGGASGYQASWMVDALLPTSASPAQLENYLASYNSKTAVTAKYTDPAFTKVLSTLENYRKSGVYQDGFLGQKYQDAETPFLAGKAGMFLGGNFTAADFVPAKTSVKPDWLLLPPVNAGTKTTQTGYYGDALGIPVRAQHKAWAKKFLEFVMSEKAQSEGVVGTANLLPGVKDLPASVFAKMDANSQSILADITKNGSAAGWTSVVPNALAQTFIDPKIQAMYSGSLSPAALAQQQQDELLSFRKSAS, encoded by the coding sequence ATGAGACGTTTCAATGAAGCACGCCGAAACCCGCTGCCTCGCGCCCTGACGGCGCTGTCCGCGGTCGCCGTTCTCACCTCCTCTGCCGTGGCGTGTTCGTCGTCGGGGAGTGAGGGGAGCGACACCACGGGCTCGGCGCCGGTCACTCTGACCGTTCAGCAGCAGACCGGGCAGGAGACCTTGTTCGGCTACTTCGCCAAGGCCTTCCACAAGGCGCACCCGAACGTGACGGTCAAACTGCAGACGATCAGCCAGGAGCAGAAGGCCGGCTCGAACCTCACTGTGCTGGGCTCGGGCAACGCGCCCGACGTCGGCTTCGTCCCGGTCGGCTCGTCGCCCTACACCGCTCTGACCAGCCGTGGCGGGCTGACCGATCTCAGTGACGTGTGGAGTTCCGGTGACCTCGCCAAGCGCTACGGCAGCGGCGTCTCCGGGTCGCTGAAGGTCGGCGGCAAGCCCTACGTCGTCGCCTTCTCCCAGGCCATCTACAACGTCGTCTGGTACAACCCGGCAGCCTTCGCCAAAGCCGGCGTGACCGTGCCGACCGATCACCGGTTCGCGACGCCGGAAGACCTCATCGCCGCGGCCAAGAAGCTGAAGTCGGCCGGGTACGCACCGCTGCAGCTCGGCGGCGCCTCCGGCTATCAGGCCAGCTGGATGGTCGACGCCCTGCTGCCGACCTCGGCGTCGCCGGCGCAGCTCGAGAACTACCTGGCGTCTTACAACAGCAAGACCGCCGTCACCGCGAAGTACACCGACCCGGCCTTCACCAAGGTGCTCTCGACGCTTGAGAACTACCGCAAGTCGGGCGTCTACCAGGACGGGTTCCTCGGTCAGAAGTACCAGGACGCCGAGACGCCGTTCCTCGCGGGCAAGGCGGGAATGTTCCTCGGCGGCAACTTCACGGCGGCCGACTTCGTGCCCGCGAAGACCTCGGTGAAGCCCGACTGGCTGCTCCTGCCGCCGGTCAACGCCGGGACGAAGACCACGCAGACCGGCTACTACGGCGACGCCCTGGGCATCCCGGTGAGGGCGCAGCACAAGGCGTGGGCGAAGAAGTTCCTCGAGTTCGTCATGTCCGAGAAGGCGCAGTCGGAGGGCGTGGTCGGCACCGCCAACCTGCTCCCCGGGGTGAAGGACCTGCCCGCCTCCGTCTTCGCCAAGATGGACGCGAATTCGCAGAGCATCCTGGCCGACATCACCAAGAACGGCAGCGCGGCCGGCTGGACGTCGGTCGTGCCGAACGCGCTCGCGCAGACCTTCATCGACCCGAAGATCCAGGCGATGTACTCCGGCAGCCTCTCGCCGGCCGCACTGGCACAGCAGCAGCAGGACGAGCTGCTGAGCTTCCGCAAGTCCGCGAGCTGA
- a CDS encoding carbohydrate ABC transporter permease, producing the protein MSTHSVITASDPGAAAGDAAKSTGVVPSRARSRSARRPGAGGRGSGRRSRATTSPLVTRLALVPALVLLAVFVLGAIVQTVRISTTDWVGFGPMHSVGLDNYRTVLKSSDTYQSLGVTLVYAAASAVATIVISSLLAAAVSHGVKGGRFYRVIWFLPGVAPAAAVSIFWTASFQPHSGGVNQVLGHIGLGNAHAWLGDASTAVWPVVFVTVWAGVGFAFLLLLGAMEQVPVSIYEAARIDGASTARQFFSMTLPMIRPVFVMTALLEFMWAFNGFTTVWAMTQGGPGTATSILPVRIYREALLKGQFGPASALAVLSAVVLIAVGLVGVRASRSKEA; encoded by the coding sequence ATGAGCACGCATTCCGTGATCACGGCGTCGGACCCGGGGGCCGCCGCCGGCGACGCCGCGAAGTCCACGGGCGTCGTGCCCAGCCGGGCGCGATCGCGATCCGCGAGGCGTCCCGGCGCGGGCGGGAGGGGGTCGGGTCGCCGGTCGAGGGCCACCACCTCACCGTTGGTGACCCGCCTGGCACTGGTGCCCGCGCTTGTCCTGCTAGCCGTCTTCGTCCTCGGCGCGATCGTCCAGACGGTACGCATCAGTACCACGGACTGGGTCGGCTTCGGTCCCATGCACTCCGTGGGGCTGGACAACTACCGCACTGTTCTCAAGAGTTCGGACACCTACCAGTCGCTGGGCGTCACTCTCGTGTACGCCGCCGCGTCGGCGGTGGCGACGATCGTCATCAGCAGCCTTCTCGCCGCGGCGGTCAGCCACGGCGTGAAGGGCGGGCGCTTCTACCGGGTCATCTGGTTCCTGCCCGGTGTCGCGCCCGCGGCCGCCGTGTCGATCTTCTGGACGGCGAGTTTCCAGCCGCACTCGGGCGGCGTCAACCAGGTCCTCGGCCACATCGGACTCGGCAACGCGCACGCGTGGCTGGGTGACGCCTCCACGGCCGTCTGGCCGGTGGTGTTCGTGACCGTGTGGGCGGGCGTCGGCTTCGCGTTCCTGCTGCTGCTCGGCGCGATGGAACAGGTCCCCGTCTCCATCTATGAGGCCGCGCGCATCGACGGCGCCTCGACGGCACGACAGTTCTTCAGCATGACTCTCCCGATGATCCGGCCGGTGTTCGTCATGACGGCCCTGCTCGAGTTCATGTGGGCGTTCAACGGATTCACGACCGTGTGGGCGATGACGCAGGGCGGTCCGGGCACGGCGACCTCGATCCTGCCGGTGCGGATCTACCGGGAGGCGCTGCTGAAGGGGCAGTTCGGCCCGGCGTCGGCACTGGCCGTGCTCTCGGCAGTCGTACTCATCGCGGTCGGCCTCGTCGGCGTACGGGCCAGCCGCTCGAAGGAGGCGTGA
- a CDS encoding carbohydrate ABC transporter permease — protein sequence MRNLLGRGTARAALVLWTLLAVVPFVLILLLSVRSNADIYLNGLGITGKILPGNYARAWQGSAGTAGLTSYFSNSLIAAVTALVFNLGAGVTAAYFATHLSDRSRIWFTRLFVSSTVLPIVLMIVPYYQAFNAFGVLNMPVVIGIAYGALALPTTVLIMHSFFVDFPVELLEAAALDGTGAWRTYVRIVLPLAKGAVTAVAMLTLVFVWGETQLGVVLLQSGESQTVPVGLLSFQGQYTTDQGALFAGLSLASIPIILLYLVFHKNVTKGIALGGVFK from the coding sequence ATGCGTAATCTGCTCGGTCGAGGCACCGCACGGGCCGCCCTCGTGCTCTGGACGCTGCTCGCCGTCGTGCCGTTCGTGCTGATCCTGCTGCTCAGCGTCAGGTCCAACGCGGACATCTACCTGAACGGCCTCGGTATCACCGGAAAGATCCTGCCCGGCAACTACGCGCGGGCCTGGCAGGGCTCGGCCGGGACGGCCGGACTGACCAGCTACTTCAGCAACAGTCTGATCGCGGCCGTCACCGCGCTCGTCTTCAACCTCGGGGCCGGAGTGACGGCGGCGTACTTCGCGACGCACCTGTCGGACCGCAGCCGCATCTGGTTCACCCGGCTGTTCGTGTCGTCGACCGTTCTGCCGATCGTGCTGATGATCGTTCCCTACTACCAGGCGTTCAACGCGTTCGGCGTGCTCAACATGCCGGTGGTCATCGGCATCGCGTACGGCGCCCTGGCCCTGCCGACCACCGTGCTGATCATGCACTCGTTCTTCGTCGACTTCCCGGTCGAACTGCTAGAGGCAGCCGCACTCGACGGCACAGGGGCCTGGCGCACGTACGTCCGCATCGTCCTCCCGCTCGCCAAGGGAGCGGTGACGGCGGTGGCGATGCTCACGCTCGTGTTCGTCTGGGGCGAGACACAACTCGGCGTGGTGCTGCTGCAGTCCGGTGAGTCGCAGACCGTGCCGGTCGGTCTGCTCTCGTTCCAGGGCCAGTACACGACCGACCAGGGGGCGCTGTTCGCCGGGCTCTCGCTGGCGTCCATCCCGATCATCCTGCTGTACCTCGTCTTCCACAAGAACGTCACCAAGGGCATCGCGCTCGGCGGAGTGTTCAAATGA
- a CDS encoding glycosyl hydrolase family 95 catalytic domain-containing protein: protein MTTNPLYAPLSQAVDGLDVSRRHPIVRTPAAGDFFEGALLGNGEFGAVVVPRPDAIVIHLGHNAVWDKRAQVVDPDRMGTFANVLTAAEEAARHGRPDEDEEFARYLADTEEGYGAPYPKPFPCGSVLLSLDTRRCEVLGYHVDIATGICSVQLTIDGAPSTVEIFVAADSDTAWVRWSAHGTATLPVRGLRVLPDPLGYDGADGPADPIEAGNAYTRPKSAFTPNEHLTHEQWSHHLAFVQGLPVTGEALPDTPAFRLGLTSDTELTAGTVAGFKGRRVALDPLATHVAPTRELNLRIDLTQDELSALSAAPVAVEMGDQDTARSATTASWRDFWARSAIDVGGHELEALWYRNLYWTRCALRDGGVAPGLFGPWTYRDIGSGFHGDYHFNYNVQQLYWGLFVTGHEDLHHPYLDLLDSLLPQARRTAEQYYGMPGAAFSLIGWPLETTLAPYLCPKWAWEAFIPAWAVQTLSWHYLYTGDVDLLADRIAPFLVDVAQFLLDYLDAGTERLARDDGRLHVYPTVVPEVYGLSDGLRLNVDGHVDIVFFTFAFQALVDADEALRTAGRDALPEDLVQRARAAVSQLVPLPTTETDEGTVWVSVAGEDPDVVYNVPAAAMAVFPCEAVSLSSPADQVDIARRTVRRQRTEGGNDLVFVAMQEARLGQLDLERWLRHVRYCTIPNGTATARVQCAGGRYDDATPFDFMARMGVWTENFAVGAVISECLLQSHDGVIRILPNWPLDLPVSFTELRTRGGHRVSFTRRPGEADRLELTGGHERELTVVPPWSGPSTVHPAADSTEEAQAIHHPPGPIRLSVQTGTVVRISPVPSLNDELEGTTTCAIS from the coding sequence ATGACCACCAACCCCCTGTACGCGCCACTGTCACAAGCGGTCGACGGCCTCGATGTGAGCCGCCGCCACCCCATCGTCCGCACGCCGGCCGCCGGCGACTTCTTCGAGGGCGCCCTGCTGGGCAACGGGGAGTTCGGGGCGGTCGTCGTGCCGCGGCCGGACGCCATCGTGATCCACCTCGGCCACAACGCCGTCTGGGACAAGCGGGCCCAGGTCGTCGACCCGGACCGGATGGGGACGTTCGCCAACGTGCTCACCGCCGCCGAGGAGGCAGCCCGGCACGGACGCCCGGACGAGGACGAGGAGTTCGCCCGGTACCTCGCCGACACCGAGGAGGGCTACGGGGCGCCGTACCCCAAGCCGTTTCCGTGCGGCTCGGTCCTGCTCAGCCTCGACACCCGGCGCTGCGAGGTCCTCGGCTATCACGTCGACATCGCCACCGGGATCTGCAGCGTGCAGCTCACCATCGACGGCGCTCCGTCCACGGTCGAGATCTTCGTCGCGGCGGATTCCGACACCGCGTGGGTGCGCTGGTCGGCGCACGGTACCGCGACGCTGCCGGTACGGGGCCTGCGCGTACTCCCCGACCCGCTCGGTTACGACGGCGCGGACGGGCCCGCCGACCCCATCGAAGCGGGCAACGCCTACACGCGCCCGAAGTCGGCGTTCACGCCGAACGAACACCTCACCCACGAGCAGTGGTCCCATCACCTCGCCTTCGTGCAGGGCCTTCCCGTCACCGGCGAGGCTCTGCCCGACACTCCGGCATTCCGGCTCGGGCTCACCTCCGACACCGAACTCACGGCCGGAACCGTCGCCGGTTTCAAGGGGCGACGCGTCGCTCTCGACCCCCTCGCCACGCATGTCGCACCGACCCGCGAACTCAACCTGCGGATCGATCTGACCCAAGACGAACTGTCGGCGCTGTCGGCCGCCCCGGTCGCCGTCGAGATGGGTGACCAGGACACGGCCAGGTCGGCGACGACGGCCTCATGGCGCGACTTCTGGGCCCGCTCGGCGATCGACGTCGGTGGCCACGAACTCGAGGCGCTGTGGTACCGCAACCTGTACTGGACGCGCTGTGCGCTGCGGGACGGCGGTGTCGCGCCCGGCCTGTTCGGCCCGTGGACCTACCGGGACATCGGCTCCGGCTTCCACGGCGACTACCACTTCAACTACAACGTGCAACAGCTGTACTGGGGCCTGTTCGTCACCGGCCACGAGGACCTCCACCACCCCTACCTGGATCTGCTGGACTCGCTGCTGCCACAGGCCCGGCGTACCGCAGAGCAGTACTACGGCATGCCCGGTGCGGCCTTCTCACTGATCGGCTGGCCGCTGGAGACCACGCTCGCGCCCTACCTGTGCCCGAAGTGGGCGTGGGAGGCGTTCATCCCGGCCTGGGCGGTGCAGACCCTGTCGTGGCACTACCTCTACACCGGTGACGTCGACCTGCTGGCGGACCGCATCGCACCCTTCCTGGTCGACGTCGCCCAGTTCCTGCTCGACTATCTCGACGCGGGCACCGAGCGCCTGGCCCGCGACGACGGACGGTTGCACGTCTACCCCACGGTCGTCCCGGAGGTGTACGGCCTGTCCGACGGGCTGCGCCTCAACGTCGACGGACACGTCGACATCGTGTTCTTCACCTTCGCCTTCCAGGCACTGGTGGACGCGGACGAGGCGCTGCGTACTGCCGGACGGGACGCTCTGCCCGAAGACCTCGTGCAACGCGCCCGCGCCGCGGTGTCCCAGCTTGTCCCGCTGCCGACGACAGAGACCGACGAGGGCACCGTGTGGGTGAGCGTCGCAGGCGAGGACCCGGACGTCGTCTACAACGTCCCGGCCGCGGCGATGGCGGTCTTCCCGTGCGAAGCCGTCTCGCTCTCGTCACCGGCCGACCAGGTCGACATCGCCCGCCGTACGGTCCGCCGCCAGCGCACCGAGGGAGGCAACGACCTCGTGTTCGTCGCCATGCAGGAGGCACGGCTCGGTCAGCTCGACCTCGAGCGGTGGCTGCGCCACGTCCGGTACTGCACGATCCCCAACGGCACGGCGACAGCACGGGTCCAGTGCGCTGGCGGCCGGTACGACGACGCGACACCCTTCGACTTCATGGCGCGGATGGGGGTGTGGACCGAGAACTTCGCGGTCGGCGCCGTGATCTCCGAGTGCCTGCTGCAGAGCCACGACGGCGTGATCCGCATCCTGCCGAACTGGCCCCTTGATCTCCCGGTCAGCTTCACCGAACTGCGAACTCGCGGGGGTCACCGGGTTTCCTTCACCCGGCGCCCCGGCGAGGCAGACCGGCTCGAGCTGACCGGAGGGCACGAACGTGAACTGACGGTCGTGCCGCCGTGGTCCGGACCGAGCACCGTCCACCCGGCCGCGGACAGCACCGAAGAAGCGCAAGCGATCCACCATCCGCCCGGGCCGATCCGACTGTCGGTGCAGACCGGGACGGTCGTCCGTATCTCACCTGTTCCGTCCCTCAATGACGAGCTCGAAGGAACCACCACATGCGCGATTTCCTGA
- a CDS encoding BNR repeat-containing protein gives MSEPITRRTGARRHGGHPRRASPMRPQPCLTSGTTDTEGTIMPMTQRRRRFLPRLRATLIASAAALACMLITLSAPFPASAVDQVTRTDDFERANGSLGANWVSDRGAWSIASGEALSAATPTNAVATYRPVQLGSSYTVSAQIRIVSSSPSGAEWSGIAANVQGTTSLDYYVLRVSTAGGARTGQWQLLKMAASTTPTVLAQGNMNAPYGSSLELNLGRDGTRFTVSVRNSDSGATLVDTSYTLPTTDPTRVGGSAGLYSNTGNLRAKSFSLTTSTPAISPTATRSEDFERVNGSLGADWVSDRGAWSIASGEALSAATPTNAVATYRPLQLGSSYTVSAQIRIVSSSPSGAEWSGIAANVRGTTSLDYYVLRVSTAGGARTGQWQLLKMAASTTPTVLAQGNMNAPYGSSLELNLGRDGTRFTVSVRNSDSGATLVDTSYTLPTTDPTRVGGSAGLYSNTGNLRAKSFSLTTSTPAISPPGTLDCTVDKGSYDFPDAQQQVLQTIPVDTTWAGMPVTQRVLTHNDDQYVAYYDGARRMTIAHRSLSDNSWTKKVLPSTLGWDSHNYISLGLDRDGNLHVSGNMHNAALVYFRTTVPGDVTSLTRVTTMIDASTENSVTYPEFVNRQDGSLVFSYRNGGSGDGVTYFNVYNEASSTWSRLVDEPLFDGNGSADNPSGTWNAYFENPTLGPDGWFHMIWVWRDTPDAATNSRLSYAKSRNLVDWFDSAGHALTTPFRYGEADVIDPVPDGGGLLNGNAKLGFDAEGTPIISYHKYDGDGNSQIYVARPDGSGAWDIHQISDWKGRWSFGGGGSLAFTVSMLGSEVMEDGNIRVDFTCSGEPRSIVIDGGLHPVAEASTPELPAEITDVRGTYPGLAVRLQTDLAGRNDTGTYYLRWESLPANQDSPRTDWPEEGSALEVVLLGPPSAQ, from the coding sequence TTGTCGGAGCCGATCACCCGCCGAACGGGCGCTCGGCGGCATGGCGGTCACCCGCGGCGGGCTTCGCCCATGCGTCCGCAGCCCTGTCTCACGTCAGGTACTACCGACACAGAAGGAACGATCATGCCCATGACACAAAGACGTCGAAGGTTCCTGCCGCGGCTGCGGGCCACGCTGATCGCCAGTGCCGCCGCCCTGGCGTGCATGCTGATCACGCTTTCCGCGCCCTTTCCGGCGTCGGCCGTCGACCAAGTGACCAGGACCGATGACTTCGAACGCGCCAACGGCTCCCTTGGGGCGAACTGGGTCTCCGACCGGGGAGCGTGGTCGATCGCATCCGGTGAAGCTCTCTCCGCTGCCACCCCGACGAACGCTGTCGCCACCTACCGTCCGGTTCAGCTCGGTAGCTCGTACACCGTGAGTGCTCAGATCAGGATCGTCAGCAGCTCGCCTTCCGGTGCGGAATGGAGCGGTATCGCGGCGAACGTACAGGGAACGACCTCGCTGGACTACTACGTCCTGCGCGTGTCGACCGCCGGTGGGGCCCGCACGGGGCAGTGGCAGCTGCTGAAGATGGCGGCCAGCACCACACCGACCGTGCTGGCCCAGGGAAACATGAACGCGCCCTACGGCTCATCTCTCGAACTGAACCTCGGTCGCGACGGGACCCGTTTCACCGTCTCGGTGCGCAACAGCGACTCCGGGGCCACCCTCGTCGACACGTCGTACACGCTGCCCACCACCGACCCGACCCGTGTGGGCGGCTCCGCCGGCCTCTACTCGAACACGGGCAACCTGCGCGCGAAGTCGTTCTCCCTGACGACTTCCACCCCGGCCATCTCACCTACGGCCACGCGCTCCGAGGACTTCGAACGCGTCAACGGCTCCCTCGGGGCGGACTGGGTCTCCGACCGGGGAGCGTGGTCGATCGCATCCGGTGAAGCTCTCTCCGCTGCCACCCCGACGAACGCTGTCGCCACCTACCGTCCGCTTCAGCTCGGTAGCTCGTACACCGTGAGTGCTCAGATCAGGATCGTCAGCAGCTCGCCTTCCGGTGCGGAATGGAGCGGTATCGCGGCGAACGTACGGGGAACGACCTCGCTGGACTACTACGTCCTGCGCGTGTCGACCGCCGGTGGGGCCCGCACGGGGCAGTGGCAGCTGCTGAAGATGGCGGCCAGCACCACACCGACCGTGCTGGCCCAGGGAAACATGAACGCGCCCTACGGCTCATCTCTCGAACTGAACCTCGGTCGCGACGGGACCCGTTTCACCGTCTCGGTGCGCAACAGCGACTCCGGGGCCACCCTCGTCGACACGTCGTACACGCTGCCCACCACCGACCCGACCCGTGTGGGCGGCTCCGCCGGCCTCTACTCGAACACGGGCAACCTGCGCGCGAAGTCGTTCTCCCTGACGACTTCCACCCCGGCCATCTCACCTCCGGGAACGCTCGATTGCACGGTGGACAAGGGCTCCTACGACTTCCCCGATGCCCAGCAGCAGGTGCTCCAGACGATCCCGGTGGACACGACGTGGGCCGGCATGCCGGTGACGCAACGGGTACTGACACACAATGACGATCAGTACGTGGCCTACTACGACGGCGCGCGCCGGATGACGATCGCGCACCGCAGCCTCTCGGACAACAGCTGGACCAAAAAGGTGCTCCCCTCGACGTTGGGCTGGGACAGCCACAACTACATCTCGCTGGGACTGGACCGCGACGGCAACCTCCATGTGTCCGGCAACATGCACAACGCGGCGTTGGTGTACTTCCGCACCACCGTGCCCGGCGACGTGACGTCGCTGACCCGAGTGACCACGATGATCGATGCGTCGACCGAGAACTCGGTGACCTATCCCGAGTTCGTCAACCGCCAGGACGGCAGTCTCGTCTTCAGCTATCGCAATGGTGGGTCAGGTGACGGCGTGACCTATTTCAACGTGTATAACGAGGCCTCCTCCACCTGGTCGCGGCTGGTCGACGAGCCGCTCTTCGACGGCAACGGATCCGCCGACAATCCGAGCGGGACGTGGAACGCCTACTTCGAAAACCCCACCCTCGGACCAGACGGATGGTTCCACATGATCTGGGTCTGGCGTGACACTCCCGACGCCGCGACCAACAGTCGGCTGAGCTATGCCAAGAGCAGAAACCTCGTCGATTGGTTCGACAGTGCCGGCCATGCGCTGACGACCCCTTTCCGGTACGGCGAGGCGGATGTAATCGACCCGGTGCCGGACGGCGGCGGTCTGCTCAACGGCAACGCGAAGCTCGGCTTCGACGCCGAGGGCACTCCGATCATCAGTTATCACAAGTACGACGGTGACGGGAACTCCCAGATCTACGTCGCGCGCCCCGACGGATCAGGCGCGTGGGACATCCACCAAATCAGCGACTGGAAGGGCCGCTGGAGTTTCGGCGGTGGCGGCAGCCTCGCCTTCACGGTGTCCATGCTCGGCTCCGAGGTGATGGAGGATGGCAACATCCGCGTCGACTTCACTTGCTCGGGTGAACCGCGGAGCATCGTCATCGACGGTGGCCTGCACCCCGTGGCGGAGGCTTCGACCCCGGAGCTGCCCGCCGAGATCACGGATGTGCGCGGCACCTACCCTGGCCTGGCGGTGCGACTGCAGACCGACCTGGCCGGCCGCAACGACACCGGCACCTACTATCTCCGCTGGGAATCCCTGCCTGCAAACCAGGACAGTCCGCGCACGGACTGGCCTGAGGAGGGAAGCGCGCTGGAGGTGGTGCTCCTGGGCCCGCCGTCCGCGCAGTAG